In the Malaya genurostris strain Urasoe2022 chromosome 1, Malgen_1.1, whole genome shotgun sequence genome, one interval contains:
- the LOC131440189 gene encoding uncharacterized protein LOC131440189, which translates to MVTTIKSICLFVLSLVVHAEAVNLVAYISQHGLHGEISFSQYTERQVQIATDLETTLQYPDQAWSWGVYQLPVDYTIVDPKDRCDLKALGEQLWSFDDDLGFLTLPGNESSTWLNDIRLTGEKGLWGKSLVLFDPNSNFRICATVTTRDGSQDHIAEARFNGPVTGSIYFRWLASKETHHSDTLIYSNLFHIREQSRKLNNPDYTEHAWKIYVTDIFENDNAAVEDNCNKLQLVFDPQVRGTGKAVGDIDARLGNLKITTDSQKFKYPQLFNDKEFVVLPSDLYGPSRKLYVVIFDPVHPDTFLSCAKLRHLKSKSARALVNGGGIKGEIRFVQRSRFEPTWINGSFSAVTDEPQDNENYAKDVAAFKINELPLRSYSAHLDSFCLSSGQTLNPTNIQERDIPPPGFGTQDQYPIGDLSGKLTNRNKRENHKMFLPGISAELSGFYWDTFLPLQGRSSIVFRGFNVLRYNRTNPSNITQVPWACGSVALYEISRPYQIPIVTAQVLFRYPIVGRILFRQVKDEYWGDTSIVIEYLIHADGSQVNNTAIHRWAVTNDPPGKDFYDWQNRCVSTGVIFNPQKASFGAQTWESKCTLYSQELCRIGDLSNRLGTLDIAGNKAESQRISRRMFVDQNLPLSGPSSIIGRSIVIYDDHGPQARGERLACSIIGGYHRRKVVARDWYSNGDPFTIKGKLEMIQQSEYDLTNAEVDFKGLVANSGYHVHIAPVEGDLEFPCEDSSVYGHWNPRNVDPKQSPAPAMGSTDQYEIGDLSGKFGTLDGVSMYEQSYNDSRLPLFGYESIIGRSIVIHKKERNRRWACSTLERGYSPSEAREIRAIASFHHPVGFAYGYIRMTQLIGNDGSQSDTIIEVKLRYPGKHDRNMTFNHNWQIWVNPVGVDATVKQVETRCVAAGYVWNPYYTQLADPLNQDLYRQECGPDNPLRCYVGDVSARLGTINIGERRMVFTDSNFPLEGTVSALGRAIVIFGPEKSPDRFACAKIEPDHDIVKYINLKKPPRFVVAQFLEEIRTVMGLPEWMLAIDSRSTKSLHNDACVQMIVHFKGPSAHQIEQDFSKLLAIGRLDQPSIYIPGYVNPKRKKTLSYRTCGVRDPTDKNSKDFFSGTGSTKNSFDLTVIAFIVYALTTLLNYSVCDIRD; encoded by the exons ATGGTTACCACAATAAAATCAATTTGCTTGTTTGTCCTGTCGCTGGTTGTCCATG CGGAGGCGGTAAATTTGGTAGCCTACATTTCACAACATGGACTGCATGGTGAGATTTCCTTCTCACAGTACACCGAACGACAGGTTCAAATAGCAACCGATTTGGAAACCACACTCCAATATCCAGATCAAGCGTGGAGTTGGGGTGTGTATCAACTACCGGTTGATTACACGATCGTCGATCCCAAAGACAGATGTGATCTGAAGGCGTTGGGCGAGCAACTGTGGTCGTTCGACGATGACCTAGGCTTTTTGACACTCCCAGGTAATGAATCTTCAACGTGGCTGAACGACATCCGGTTGACAGGAGAAAAGGGACTGTGGGGCAAATCGTTGGTGCTGTTTGATCCGAATAGTAATTTCAGAATTTGCGCAACTGTCACAACCAGAGATGGCTCACAAGATCACATTGCTGAGGCAAGGTTCAATGGTCCCGTCACCGGTTCCATATATTTCCGTTGGTTAGCATCGAAGGAGACTCATCATTCCGATACACTGATTTACTCGAACCTGTTTCATATTCGTGAACAATCCAG GAAACTGAATAATCCAGATTACACAGAACACGCTTGGAAAATTTACGTAACAGATATTTTCGAAAACGATAATGCCGCTGTCGAAGATAATTGCAATAAACTTCAACTAGTGTTCGATCCACAGGTACGTGGAACTGGAAAAGCTGTTGGTGACATCGATGCTCGATTAGGCAATTTAAAGATAACGACAGATTCGCAAAAGTTCAAATATCCCCAATTGTTCAACGATAAAGAGTTTGTCGTTCTGCCAAGTGACTTGTACGGTCCTTCGCGAAAACTGTACGTTGTAATTTTCGATCCAGTCCATCCGGATACGTTCCTATCATGTGCTAAGCTCAGACATTTGAAATCTAAATCAGCCAGAGCATTGGTCAATGGAGGTGGAATAAAAGGCGAGATCCGTTTTGTACAGAGATCACGTTTCGAGCCAACTTGGATTAATGGCTCTTTTTCGGCTGTAACCGATGAGCCCCAGGACAACGAGAATTACGCCAAAGATGTTGCAGCTTTTAAAATAAATGAGCTACCGTTGAGATCATACTCGGCACACTTAGACAGTTTCTGCTTGAGTTCAGGACAAACATTGAATCCCACCAATATCCAGGAGAGAGACATACCTCCACCCGGATTTGGAACGCAAGATCAATACCCGATCGGAGATTTGAGCGGTAAACTTACCAACCGCAATAAACGTGAAAACCACAAAATGTTTCTTCCTGGTATAAGCGCTGAGCTCAGCGGATTCTACTGGGATACGTTTCTTCCTCTACAGGGTAGAAGTAGTATCGTTTTCCGAGGTTTTAATGTTCTTCGTTATAATCGTACGAACCCTTCCAATATAACACAGGTGCCCTGGGCTTGTGGTTCGGTTGCTTTATATGAGATCAGCAGACCATATCAAATTCCGATTGTTACGGCACAGGTCCTATTCCGGTATCCAATAGTGGGGCGAATTTTATTCCGACAAGTAAAAGATGAGTATTGGGGAGATACATCTATAGTAATAGAGTACTTAATCCATGCCGATGGTTCACAAGTGAACAACACGGCAATACATCGCTGGGCAGTAACTAATGATCCTCCCGGGAAGGATTTCTATGATTGGCAGAATAGGTGTGTTAGCACCGGAGTCATCTTTAATCCGCAGAAAGCATCTTTCGGTGCACAAACATGGGAATCAAAGTGCACATTGTACTCACAGGAACTATGTCGAATAGGAGATCTATCCAATAGACTAGGAACGCTAGATATAGCCGGCAACAAAGCAGAAAGTCAACGCATCAGCCGCAGAATGTTTGTCGATCAGAATCTTCCTTTGAGCGGTCCATCGAGTATAATTGGTCGATCAATTGTAATTTACGATGATCATGGTCCACAGGCGAGAGGCGAACGTTTGGCATGTTCCAT AATAGGCGGCTATCATCGGAGAAAAGTGGTCGCTAGGGATTGGTACTCAAATGGTGATCCATTCACAATCAAAGGCAAACTGGAGATGATACAGCAATCCGAGTACGATCTTACGAATGCAGAGGTGGACTTTAAAGGATTGGTGGCTAACAGTGGTTATCATGTGCATATT GCACCGGTCGAAGGCGATTTGGAGTTTCCGTGTGAAGATTCCTCCGTGTATGGCCACTGGAATCCACGCAACGTCGATCCAAAGCAATCCCCTGCTCCAGCAATGGGTAGTACAGATCAGTACGAGATTGGTGATCTAAGTGGAAAGTTCGGTACACTGGATGGAGTTTCTATGTACGAACAGTCGTACAACGATTCCCGGTTGCCACTGTTTGGCTACGAAAGCATCATCGGTCGATCGATCGTCATTCATAAGAAGGAAAGAAATCGCAGATGGGCTTGCAGTACACTGGAACGTGGGTACAGTCCCAGTGAAGCAAGAGAAATACGAGCTATCGCGTCGTTCCATCATCCGGTTGGGTTCGCATACGGTTACATCCGGATGACCCAGTTGATCGGGAATGATGGTAGCCAAAGTGATACAATTATCGAGGTGAAGTTGAGATACCCTGGAAAACATGACCGCAACATGACCTTCAATCACAACTGGCAAATTTGGGTAAACCCTGTCGGTGTGGATGCCACAGTAAAGCAAGTTGAAACCCGATGCGTTGCTGCCGGTTACGTGTGGAATCCTTACTACACCCAATTAGCGGATCCACTGAAT CAAGATCTCTATCGTCAAGAGTGTGGCCCTGATAATCCGTTACGGTGCTATGTCGGAGACGTATCAGCTCGATTAGGTACCATCAACATCGGAGAGCGCCGAATGGTTTTCACCGATAGCAACTTTCCACTTGAAGGTACGGTAAGTGCCTTAGGCCGAGCTATAGTCATTTTTGGACCCGAGAAGTCACCGGATCGATTCGCTTGTGCAAAGATTGAACCCGATCACGATATTGTGAAATACATTAACCTCAAGAAACCACCACGTTTCGTGGTAGCGCAGTTCCTGGAAGAAATTCGCACTGTCATGGGACTACCCGAGTGGATGTTGGCAATCGATTCACGAAGCACGAAATCGCTTCATAACGATGCCTGCGTCCAAATGATCGTGCACTTCAAAGGTCCTAGTGCACATCAGATCGAGCAGGACTTTTCCAAGCTGCTAGCGATCGGTCGACTCGATCAGCCAAGTATCTATATTCCGGGATACGTGAATCCGAAACGCAAGAAGACACTTTCTTACCGAACATGCGGAGTTCGTGATCCTACTGATAAAAACAGTAAAGATTTCTTTAGTGGAACTGGTTCAACGAAGAACTCATTTGACCTGACGGTTATAGCATTCATAGTGTATGCACTGACAACGTTACTCAATTATTCAGTATGTGATATAAGAGATTAG